Proteins co-encoded in one Arachis stenosperma cultivar V10309 chromosome 7, arast.V10309.gnm1.PFL2, whole genome shotgun sequence genomic window:
- the LOC130939592 gene encoding histone-lysine N-methyltransferase ASHR2-like — translation MVDYNCDAFVLDTMAAWFYNWAKNEILVEVQYAYKLSALIFGNMRENVIDMIDGIESYTAQFFIAAYNLANISPSDFQILLFLHGSPDDATISAAQFLHPLISSFCSIAPTGLQNVLFLFLELTSALLAKDKHNVFGLMQPVSVDDGERSIRIYGIYPYASFFNHDCLPNICRFDYVDSNPLDGSNNTDIIVRMIHDVPQDREICLSYFSINENYASRKKKIDKRLWLHL, via the exons ATGGTTGATTATAATTGTGATGCATTTGTTTTAGATACCATGGCTGCCTG GTTTTATAATTGGGCCAAAAATGAAATTCTGGTGGAAGTCCAATATGCTTATAAACTTTCAGCCTTGAT CTTTGGAAACATGAGAGAGAATGTCATTGATATGATTGATGGCATTGAAAGTTACACG GCTCAATTTTTCATTGCTGCGTACAATCTTGCCAATATCTCCCCCTCAGACTTTCAAATCTTGCTTTTTCTTCATGGTTCTCCTGATGATGCTACAATTTCTGCAGCTCAGTTCCTCCACCCTCTTATTTCATCCTTCTGCTCAATTGCTCCCACTGGTCTTCagaatgtattatttttatttttggaactCACCTCTGCGCTTCTGGCTAAGGACAAGCACAATGTCTTTGGCTTAATGCAGCCGGTTTCTGTTGATGATGGCGAGAGGTCTATTAGAATTTATGGTATATATCCCTATGCCTCATTTTTTAATCACGATTGTCTTCCCAATATCTGTAGATTTGATTATGTGGATAGTAATCCACTGGATGGCAGTAATAATACTGACATTATTGTTAGGATGATTCATGATGTTCCTCAAGATAGGGAGATCTGTTTGAGCTATTTTTCTATCAATGAAAACTATGCTagcaggaaaaaaaaaattgataaaagaCTATGGCTTCACCTGTAG
- the LOC130941566 gene encoding trans-resveratrol di-O-methyltransferase-like — translation MEFQSEMQAAKLLKAHSHIWNHIFNFINSMSLKCAVELGIPDAIHNYGQPMPLSQLIASLPIHPSKSSYIQRLMRILIHSGFFTTKNVANDDHKVGYVLTDSSMLLLKDNPLSVTPFLLGMLDPILTKPWHKLSTWFQSNNLTPFETEHGEMFWAYACHEPKLNEFFNDAMASDARLVSKLLLDDKCKGVFEGLESLVDVGGGTGTVAKDIAKAFPQLECTVLDLPHVVADLERTGNLKYVGGDMFEAIPPSNAILLKWILHDWSDEECLNILKNCNEAIMSKGKGGKVIIIDMVIMEDEKKGGDNDDKSVETKLFFDMLMMVLQTGKERDEKEWAKLIFSAGFSNYKITPILGLRSLIEIYP, via the exons ATGGAATTCCAAAGTGAAATGCAGGCTGCAAAACTGCTAAAAGCTCATAGCCACATATGGAATCATATATTCAATTTCATAAACTCTATGTCTCTTAAATGTGCTGTTGAATTAGGCATACCTGATGCCATTCACAATTATGGTCAACCCATGCCACTTTCACAACTCATAGCTTCACTGCCAATCCACCCATCAAAATCCTCCTACATTCAACGTTTGATGAGAATCTTGATCCACTCTGGATTCTTCACCACGAAGAATGTCGCCAATGATGACCACAAAGTTGGGTATGTGTTAACCGATTCATCCATGCTTCTGCTTAAGGACAATCCCTTAAGTGTGACACCCTTCTTACTTGGCATGCTTGATCCAATATTAACAAAACCATGGCATAAATTGTCCACATGGTTCCAAAGTAACAATCTCACACCATTTGAAACAGAACATGGGGAAATGTTTTGGGCATATGCTTGTCATGAGCCTAAACTCAATGAATTTTTCAATGATGCCATGGCAAGTGATGCTCGATTGGTTAGCAAGTTGTTACTTGATGACAAGTGCAAGGGAGTGTTTGAGGGTTTGGAATCATTGGTTGATGTTGGTGGAGGCACCGGAACTGTTGCAAAGGACATTGCCAAAGCATTCCCACAGTTAGAGTGCACTGTTCTTGATCTTCCACATGTTGTTGCCGATTTGGAAAGAACTGGTAACCTCAAATATGTTGGAGGAGACATGTTTGAGGCTATTCCTCCTTCTAATGCCATCTTGTTGAAG TGGATTTTGCATGACTGGAGTGACGAAGAATGTTTGAACATATTGAAAAATTGCAACGAAGCAATCATGAGCAAAGGCAAAGGAGGAAAGGTTATTATTATAGACATGGTAAtaatggaagatgagaaaaaagGTGGTGATAATGATGATAAATCTGTTGAAACAAAACTCTTCTTTGACATGCTGATGATGGTGTTGCAGACTGGAAAGGAGAGAGATGAAAAAGAATGGGCCAAATTAATATTTTCTGCTGGATTTAGTAACTATAAAATAACTCCAATTCTAGGATTAAGGTCCCTCATTGAGATATATCCATAG
- the LOC130939593 gene encoding leucine-rich repeat extensin-like protein 3, with translation MTRTQRWYARFNKGSHFNLRCKNWCQAQFKGSRKPFGHCNENLEYSSPDWTNVDQDKDGSTSTQPPPPPPPDDVNHPDPAAAPPPPPFFLFFPLLLPPPPLPPSAITTTHRRHQPPCPTTLIPVPTLYPPPLPVTKTLPPNPLPPSPRRTPPPPPPAASLPHSPS, from the exons ATGACTCGCACTCAGcgctggtatgcaagattcaataaGGGTTCGCACTTCAACTTAAGGTGCAagaattggtgtcaagctcaatttaAAGGATCTCGGAAGCCGTTTGGTCACTGCAATGAGAATTTGGAGTACTCATCACCCGACTGGACCAatgtagatcaagacaaagatgggt CCACCTCCACGCAACCACCACCACCGCCACCGCCCGACGACGTCAATCACCCAGACCCCGCCGCCGCACCACCCCCTCCCccattcttcctcttcttccctcttcttcttcctccaccACCCCTGCCCCCCTCCGCAATCACCACCACCCACCGCCGCCACCAACCGCCGTGTCCCACCACCCTCATCCCCGTCCCAACCCTCTACCCCCCTCCCCTACCTGTCACGAAGACCCTGCCCCCTAACCCGCTGCCACCGTCGCCGCGCCGGacgccaccaccaccacccccaGCCGCCTCTCTGCCCCATTCTCCTTCTTAG